TGACCGTTCGTGTGACGAAGGATAAGATTGTCAGACCGAGGATTATAGCTCGCTATTCAGATGAACTCGCTGCTGGTCAGGAAAAAATTGAGCAGGAGGGGCAGGAGGGCGTTCGTATAGAAATTTATCGCTCCATCCGTGTCAATGACGGCTCTACGGAGGAACAGCTTGTTAGTCGAGACTATTATGCTCCTGTCAACCGTATTGTTGTACGATCATCTCGTAAGCTTGAAGCCTCAGAAAGTGTCGTAACAGATCAGCAAAAGACAGCAACAGATTCTGATTTACAGATGGATTTAGATGGTAATGGTTTACCTGATGCAAATACATCTGCAACAGAGCAGAAGCAGGATGGACCAGAGATTATCTATGGCTACTATGATAAGGGCGGAAATTTTGTACAAACGAGTCCTTAAAAGAGAGGTGTACTTTTCATGGCAGCAAAAGCTGGACGGAAACGACTGGGTGATTTACTCGTAGAATCAGGTGTTATTACACCACAGCAATTAGAGTATGCATTAACTGAAAAGTCAAAAGAAGAAAAGCTTGGGGACTTTTTAATTAAAAAGAATTACTTAACAGAACAACAGCTTATTGAAGTCCTCGAGTTTCAGCTTGGGATTCCTCATATTAATTTAAACCAATATACGATTAGCCCTGATCTACTTCAGTTGATACCTGCTGAATTAGCAAAACGCGCGAACATTATGCCTGTGCGCAAGGAAAGAAATAAGCTCTTTATTGCCATGGCAGACCCGATGGATTACTTTGCTATTGAGGAAGTGCGTATGGCTACAGGCTGTCAAATTGAAACAAGTATTGCGGCGAAGGACGATTTGTATCGAACAATTACCAAATATTATGACCTACAGGAATCAATGGATGCAGCCCTGTCCGATATGGCAACATCCACCATCGATATGCAAACAGATATTGAGCGTGAGGATTCACCAATTGTTCGTCTTGTTAATCAAATTATTGCAAATGGTGTAGCACAACGAGCTAGTGATATTCACTTTGACCCTCAGGAAACCGAGCTACGTGTACGATATCGTGTTGATGGTGTCCTCAGAACAGAGCGTTCATTGCCGAAAAATATGCAAAGTGTTGTCTTAGCCCGAATAAAAATTATGGGAAATCTTAATATTACAGAAAATCGAATTCCTCAAGATGGACGTATTAAATCAACGATTAATTTCCGACCGATTGATATTCGACTCTCCACCCTACCAACCGTTTATGGAGAAAAGGTCGTAATGCGTATTTTAGATTTAGCAAACGCTGTAAATGGTATTGAGCAGCTTGACTTTTCTAATCAAAATGAAGCTTTATTTCGCTCCATGATTGCACATCCCAATGGTATTGTCCTCATAACAGGACCAACTGGATCGGGGAAATCCTCAACACTGTATGCAGCATTAAATGAATTAAACGACGATGGTGTCAATATTATTACCGTTGAAGATCCTGTTGAGTATCAATTGTCAGGTGTCAATCAGATTCAGGTAAAGGAAGAGGTTGGGCTCACATTTGCAACAGGGCTGCGTTCTATTTTGCGTCAAGACCCAGATATTGTCATGATTGGGGAAATTAGAGATTTAGAAACAGCGCAAATTGCGACGCGAGCTTCATTAACAGGGCATTTAGTGTTAAGTACCCTGCATACAAATAGTGCGGTCGATTCTATATCACGTTTGCAGGATATGGGCATTGAACCATTTTTATTATCGTCTTCATTAGTCGGTATTATGGCACAGCGTCTTGTTAGACGAAATTGTAGAGATTGCTCTGAAATTTATACATTTACTGAATATGAGTTAGCTATTTTCAAAGATAATGGCATTCCCGATGTGACGCAGGGACGTAAGGGACGTGGCTGTGCGGCATGTAATTTTACTGGTTATCGAGGGAGGATGGCTATTCATGAAATCCTACCAGTTGATCGTCATGTGAAGGAATTAATTATCCATGAGGTAGGCGATCAGAAAATCAGAGAATATATGAAGCAGCAACACTTTAAAACATTGCTAATGGATGGTTTACAAAAGGTTGCAGCAGGACAGACAACAATATCTGAAATCTTACGTGTTGCAAGTAAAGAGTAGGAGGTGAGCCCAATGACAACATATTCAATTATTGAGTTATTACATCGTTCCTTTGAAGTGAAGGCATCTGATTTACATTTAACAAAAGGGGTGCCACCTGTTTATCGAATTCACGGTCAGCTTGAGCACTATGGCACGGAGCCATTAGAAAGTGCCGATTTATTAGAGATGGTGAAAACGATTTTACCCGTTCATAAGCAGCAGGAATTCGAGGAGAAGGGGGAGACCGATTTTAACTATTCTCTACCTAGTAAATGTCGTTTTCGTGTCAATGCTTATCATCAGCGCAATGAGGTGTCAGTGGCGGCTCGTTTAATCGAGGCAAAAATACCCTCCATTGAAACGCTAAATATGCCACAGGTGCTCTATCAGCTTGCCGAAAAGCCACAGGGATTACTTTTAGTAACTGGTCCAACTGGCTCTGGAAAATCCACAACTTTAGCTGCCATGATAGACTACATCAATGAAACGAGAGCGAAGCATATTATTACACTGGAGGACCCGATCGAATACTTACACGCTCATAAAAAATCCATTATTAATCAGCGTGAGGTCGGTGTCGATACAAAAAGCTTTGCCAATGGCTTACGGGCTTCGCTACGTCAGGACCCTGACATTATTTTAGTTGGTGAGATGCGTGATTATGAAACAATCTCTACAGCAATCACTGCCGCAGAGACGGGTCACTTAGTGATGGCGACACTACATACTAGTAGTGCACCAACGACAATTGATCGTATTATCGATGTTTTTCCACCTCATCAGCAGGCACAAATACGTGTACAGCTAGCCAATGTGCTACAGGGTATTATTTCACAAAGATTATTTGTTCGCAAGGATGTAAAGGGACGTATTGCAGCAACAGAAATTCTTGTGCAGGCACCGTCTATTTCGAATTTAATTCGCAATGAAAAGGTACATCAAATTCCGAGTGTAATGCAAACAAGTAAGGCACTAGGGATGCATACGCTTCAATCATCGATCCAGCAGTTAATTACAACAGGGAAAATCTCACTTGAGGATGCTAGACCGTATATGAATGCGGGGGAATATAGTTGACCGTATTTCGCTATAATGGGCGCACAAAAGCAGGCGTACAGAAAAAGGGCGTTATTGAAGCATTAAATAAACAGGCTGCGATTGATAAGCTACGAAAGCAAGGCATTAATGCGCGTGAGGTACAGGAATCGACTAGTATTTTACATAAGGAGCTTTCAATTGCAAGAAAGGTAAAGCATCAGGACTTTGTTGTCTATTGCCGCCAGTATGCCACATTAATACGTGCTGGTATTTCGGTTGTAGAGGCTACTCAAATTTTAGCCGCACAAACCAAAAATAAAACGTTAAAAAAGGCCTTGCTGGAGGTAGAGGAGGATATTCGGAGCGGTACAGCCTTTTCAGATGCCGCAGCCAAGCATCCAAAGGTATTTCCCATTTTATTTGTTAATATGATGCGTGCCGGTGAGGCTACAGGAAGCATTGACGATACATTGGATCGACTAGCCAATACGTTAGAAAAGCAGTATAGCATTAAAAGGAAAATAACATCGGCGCTTACATACCCTGCGATTTTATCTATTTTAACAATTGGTGTTGGATTGTTTTTAATGGTCTTTATTGTACCAACTTTTATGGCTACCTTTAAGGATATGGATTTGGAGATGCCATTGCTGACAGTAATTGTTGTTGGGATCAGTGATTGGCTTATCGCAAACTGGTATTTTGTGATTCTATCCTTGGTTATTATCGTTGTTGTCTTTAACCTTTTATATAAAAAAAATAAAGACTTTCATTATTCAATCAATATGACGATTTTGCGTATGCCAATATTTGGTCCATTAATGCAAAAAAGCGTTATTGCTCGCATGACGCGAACATTAGCTACGCTGTTTAGCAGCTCTGTGCCAATCCTAAATGCCTTAACCATCGTTGAAAAGGTAGCAGGAAATCCTGTTATTGCCAAGGTAGTTGTAGAGGCACGTGATAATTTAGAAAAGGGTGGAACCTTATCCGAGCCGCTTGAAAAAAGCTGGCTGTTCCCACCACTTGTCTCACAAATGGCTGCTATCGGTGAACGAACAGGCTCACTTGATTATATGCTAGAAAAGGTAGCGGACTTTTATGAGGAGGAAGTGGATCGGTCAGTCGATACTTTAAAATCACTTGTTGAGCCATTAATGATTTTAGTGCTTGCTGTGGTAGTAGGCATTATTATTGCTGCGATTTTTCTACCAATGTTCCAGTTATATGAGAATATGTAAACGCAAAATTATTAATTCTATTTGCTAAATTGTGGCCTTAACTAGAAAATTTTATTAAGTGTAGTAATTGAAATGCTTATCTAGGTAGGAAGTACGTGTCGACACACTTCATATAGAAAAAATTTTAAGGAGGAATTGAGTATGTTCAAAAAATTATTGAACAAAAAGCTTTTGAAAAATCAGAAGGGTTTAACGATTGTTGAGTTGCTAGCTGTTATCGTGATTTTAGCGATTATTGCAGCCATTGCTATCCCTGCAATTGGCAATATTATCGAAAACTCTCGTTATAATGCAGTAAAGGCGGATGCGATTAATGTTTTAAATGCAGCACAATTATATTATACGGATAATCCAAATGGAGAGTCTGATGTATCAGGGACAGATACAAAAGTCACAGTAGCACAAATGGTAACAGCAAAATACTTAGAGTCTGCTGGTAAAATTCCTCCGGAAGCTTCTGTATCTATTGATAATCCAAAAAAATTAAATACATCAGATATTAATTTTAGTGGAAGTAAAAGTGTATCATTTAAAAATGCAACAATTAAAATCATAAATGATGATAGTCAAAAAGGTAGTAAAATTGACTCAACACATACAGTGCAACCTGGAAAATAGTCCTCCCAACTCACCCAGAAATGCGCACTACCTGCATTTCTGGGTGGGAAATGGATGACTAATTAATTCACCTATGAAGTAGCTTGAAAGGGGGTCTTTGCACATGTTCAAGAGAAAGAAAAAATCGTATGTGTCCCTCGAATTGAAGGATTATGTTCTTCGTGCCATTGTGGCGGAAGGGCCTGATCCTTCACGTTGGCGGCATTATGAGCTGCCATTAGCACATGGGATTGTTGAAAATGGCATTATCCATGATGAGGTCGCTTTATTTGAATCGATGAATCAAGAGGTCACGAAATGGGTTGGCAAAAAACAATTGGCTCGAATGTTTGTGCCCGATATGTCTGTTCTTTTGAAAAGCTTTGATGTCCCTCATGACTTGAAGCCAGAGGAGCTTAGAGGCTATGCGGAAATGGAGATTGGGCACTCGATTCATCTCCCATTTCAGGAGCCCCTTATTGATGTTTATGATGCTGATCCACTGGATGGTAAGGCACAATTATATGCCGCGCCCTCAGAGGAAGTGAATAAAATTGTGGCAATGCTCCTCGATATTGCACTGGAGCCAGAGGCAGCGGATATCCGTGCTCTTTGTAATATTCGTTTATTGCACCATTTGCAGCTATTGGAGATGGATAAAACCTATTTAATTGCAGAATGGTCTATTAATGAACTATCTATTAGCATATTTTCACAGGGTAATGTGGAATTTTTACGCTATCAATCAATTGATACCAATATGGAGCAATGGGAAAGCAAGGCACAGGGCGAATATAGCTATAACTTTCAATTTAATGGAGAGCTTGAGGATTACCGGTTGATTGTTATGGATCAGGTGCTGGAAATTGATCGTATGATGAACTTCTTTCGCTTTTCTTTACATAAGGGTGAAAAATCTGTTGATGAGATTATTATTTTAGGGGACAACCCTTTATTACCTACCATTAGTGAGTTTCTACGTGCCAATTTAGGTGTTCCATTAACCGAGTTAAATGATCAGATGCTGCAGAAGAAGTTTCCACAGTTTTCAAGAGCGTTTTCCTCCTTGCTTGGACTAGCCTTGAA
This genomic stretch from Lysinibacillus pakistanensis harbors:
- a CDS encoding GspE/PulE family protein, with protein sequence MAAKAGRKRLGDLLVESGVITPQQLEYALTEKSKEEKLGDFLIKKNYLTEQQLIEVLEFQLGIPHINLNQYTISPDLLQLIPAELAKRANIMPVRKERNKLFIAMADPMDYFAIEEVRMATGCQIETSIAAKDDLYRTITKYYDLQESMDAALSDMATSTIDMQTDIEREDSPIVRLVNQIIANGVAQRASDIHFDPQETELRVRYRVDGVLRTERSLPKNMQSVVLARIKIMGNLNITENRIPQDGRIKSTINFRPIDIRLSTLPTVYGEKVVMRILDLANAVNGIEQLDFSNQNEALFRSMIAHPNGIVLITGPTGSGKSSTLYAALNELNDDGVNIITVEDPVEYQLSGVNQIQVKEEVGLTFATGLRSILRQDPDIVMIGEIRDLETAQIATRASLTGHLVLSTLHTNSAVDSISRLQDMGIEPFLLSSSLVGIMAQRLVRRNCRDCSEIYTFTEYELAIFKDNGIPDVTQGRKGRGCAACNFTGYRGRMAIHEILPVDRHVKELIIHEVGDQKIREYMKQQHFKTLLMDGLQKVAAGQTTISEILRVASKE
- a CDS encoding type IV pilus twitching motility protein PilT, producing the protein MTTYSIIELLHRSFEVKASDLHLTKGVPPVYRIHGQLEHYGTEPLESADLLEMVKTILPVHKQQEFEEKGETDFNYSLPSKCRFRVNAYHQRNEVSVAARLIEAKIPSIETLNMPQVLYQLAEKPQGLLLVTGPTGSGKSTTLAAMIDYINETRAKHIITLEDPIEYLHAHKKSIINQREVGVDTKSFANGLRASLRQDPDIILVGEMRDYETISTAITAAETGHLVMATLHTSSAPTTIDRIIDVFPPHQQAQIRVQLANVLQGIISQRLFVRKDVKGRIAATEILVQAPSISNLIRNEKVHQIPSVMQTSKALGMHTLQSSIQQLITTGKISLEDARPYMNAGEYS
- a CDS encoding type II secretion system F family protein, with the protein product MTVFRYNGRTKAGVQKKGVIEALNKQAAIDKLRKQGINAREVQESTSILHKELSIARKVKHQDFVVYCRQYATLIRAGISVVEATQILAAQTKNKTLKKALLEVEEDIRSGTAFSDAAAKHPKVFPILFVNMMRAGEATGSIDDTLDRLANTLEKQYSIKRKITSALTYPAILSILTIGVGLFLMVFIVPTFMATFKDMDLEMPLLTVIVVGISDWLIANWYFVILSLVIIVVVFNLLYKKNKDFHYSINMTILRMPIFGPLMQKSVIARMTRTLATLFSSSVPILNALTIVEKVAGNPVIAKVVVEARDNLEKGGTLSEPLEKSWLFPPLVSQMAAIGERTGSLDYMLEKVADFYEEEVDRSVDTLKSLVEPLMILVLAVVVGIIIAAIFLPMFQLYENM
- a CDS encoding prepilin-type N-terminal cleavage/methylation domain-containing protein, encoding MFKKLLNKKLLKNQKGLTIVELLAVIVILAIIAAIAIPAIGNIIENSRYNAVKADAINVLNAAQLYYTDNPNGESDVSGTDTKVTVAQMVTAKYLESAGKIPPEASVSIDNPKKLNTSDINFSGSKSVSFKNATIKIINDDSQKGSKIDSTHTVQPGK
- the pilM gene encoding type IV pilus biogenesis protein PilM — encoded protein: MFKRKKKSYVSLELKDYVLRAIVAEGPDPSRWRHYELPLAHGIVENGIIHDEVALFESMNQEVTKWVGKKQLARMFVPDMSVLLKSFDVPHDLKPEELRGYAEMEIGHSIHLPFQEPLIDVYDADPLDGKAQLYAAPSEEVNKIVAMLLDIALEPEAADIRALCNIRLLHHLQLLEMDKTYLIAEWSINELSISIFSQGNVEFLRYQSIDTNMEQWESKAQGEYSYNFQFNGELEDYRLIVMDQVLEIDRMMNFFRFSLHKGEKSVDEIIILGDNPLLPTISEFLRANLGVPLTELNDQMLQKKFPQFSRAFSSLLGLALKEVHG